In a single window of the Octopus sinensis linkage group LG1, ASM634580v1, whole genome shotgun sequence genome:
- the LOC115217285 gene encoding methylosome subunit pICln: MVKLTNFPPPTEGIHCEQPDVEVFVQKKSLGLGKLYVAESRLSWVGYEDNKGFSIEYPAISVHGVSKDQSSFPRPCIYMIINCLLDDDDTNNENQSEDDDDDDLTEIHLVPQDSGTLNLIFQTLSTCSALHPDENQLIDSEFEDVDEEDETDEIVDYEESANSLSNLSIRGQETLQHLENIFVDSSHSTNGVLTSEENQNEEQPMESGQFDDADI; the protein is encoded by the exons ATGGTAAAACTCACCAATTTCCCTCCACCGACTGAAGGTATTCATTGCGAACAGCCTGACGTGGAAGTATTCGTGCAGAAAAAATCTCTTGGATTAGGGAAACTCTATGTTGCAGAAAG tCGGCTTTCATGGGTTGGCTATGAAGATAACAAAGGTTTTTCCATAGAATATCCAGCAATATCTGTGCATGGAGTCTCTAAAGACCAGTCAAGTTTTCCTCGTCCTTGTATTTATATGATCATCAACTGCCTTTTAGATG ACGATGACACAAACAATGAAAACCAatcagaagatgatgatgatgatgatttgactgAGATACATTTAGTACCTCAGGACTCGGGCACGT TAAATTTAATATTCCAAACACTTTCAACTTGTTCAGCTCTGCATCCAGATGAAAACCAGCTGATAGATTCTGAATTTGAAGATGTTGACGAGGAAGATGAGA CTGATGAAATTGTTGACTACGAGGAGAGCGCCAACAGTCTTTCGAACCTGTCTATCCGAGGCCAAGAAACTCTACAACatctagaaaatatttttgtagacAGCAGCCATTCTACAAATGGCGTTTTAACTTCAG aagaaaatcaaaatgaagaaCAACCGAtggaatctggccagtttgatgatgcagatatttga